The proteins below come from a single Natranaerofaba carboxydovora genomic window:
- a CDS encoding alpha/beta hydrolase yields MDYSVIDNSSLLSYLFYPRDYFTSPPENAFDMMTSVEQGVVIHSRFYQSERKGGPWILYFHGNGEVVCDYDDLAPYYNREGINVVVADYRGYGSSTGKPNFNHVANDAPIIFEAVKDKIEEIDPEYSGLWVMGRSLGSMPALLLANRYSDQLKGLIVESGFVSIVKLINHLNLPSPGDLTQLENEAKEKVKQITLPTLVIHGERDVLVPLDQGEEIYELVNSEDKRLFTIPRAGHNDIFFVETDNYIKEIKKFLNK; encoded by the coding sequence ATGGATTATTCAGTTATCGATAACTCTTCTCTATTATCTTATTTATTTTATCCTAGAGATTACTTTACATCACCACCGGAGAATGCTTTTGATATGATGACATCTGTTGAACAAGGGGTTGTTATTCATTCGCGTTTTTATCAAAGTGAGCGTAAGGGTGGCCCGTGGATATTGTATTTTCACGGTAACGGTGAAGTCGTATGTGATTATGATGATCTAGCACCTTATTATAATCGCGAGGGAATAAATGTGGTTGTGGCTGATTACAGAGGTTATGGAAGCAGTACTGGTAAGCCTAACTTTAATCATGTGGCTAACGATGCCCCTATTATCTTTGAAGCTGTGAAAGATAAAATCGAAGAAATAGATCCGGAGTACTCAGGTTTATGGGTTATGGGTAGATCTCTTGGTAGTATGCCTGCCCTGCTTCTTGCAAATAGGTATTCAGATCAGCTAAAGGGCTTGATTGTGGAAAGCGGTTTTGTCAGCATAGTAAAGCTAATAAATCATCTTAATCTACCTTCTCCCGGGGATCTCACCCAGTTAGAAAATGAAGCAAAAGAAAAAGTAAAGCAAATTACCCTTCCTACTCTTGTAATTCACGGTGAAAGGGACGTTCTTGTTCCATTAGATCAGGGAGAAGAGATATATGAACTTGTAAATTCAGAGGATAAAAGATTATTCACTATTCCAAGGGCAGGCCACAATGATATATTCTTTGTAGAAACTGACAACTACATAAAGGAAATAAAAAAGTTTTTAAACAAATAA
- a CDS encoding ferritin family protein: MEEILEGIKQAIKDEQQAQVHYQKLADKSDDPKVKGMFEQMRRDEEEHERILRSRYESLSKLYNNS; this comes from the coding sequence ATGGAAGAAATCCTAGAAGGAATTAAGCAGGCTATCAAAGACGAGCAGCAGGCACAAGTACATTATCAAAAATTAGCCGATAAATCTGATGACCCAAAGGTTAAGGGAATGTTTGAACAGATGAGAAGAGATGAAGAAGAACACGAAAGAATCTTGAGATCAAGGTACGAGTCTCTATCTAAGCTATACAATAATAGTTAA
- a CDS encoding SGNH/GDSL hydrolase family protein encodes MKKHILFIGDSITEGNTGESYLKIIKEKLGEEEYEIYNHGMGGDTLLGVKNRLIDIISRDGDFDIIVIEVGHNDIVLPYLEKNDPTWQRGVQMLKEEGIVPAYEASKFEENLDNTFRLLKDNHRGKVIMTTLSCLGEDLESELNQQRKKFNEIIHRKAKEYGFYIADVGSAFDEELMDKQDSVIKKELVNTFLNPPSTGLVGDGVGSFYLTLDGVHINRKGAEIYAEEIMKEIRHAE; translated from the coding sequence GTGAAAAAGCATATTCTCTTCATAGGCGATAGTATTACAGAAGGCAATACGGGTGAAAGTTATCTAAAAATAATTAAGGAAAAGCTAGGAGAAGAAGAATATGAAATATATAACCATGGTATGGGTGGAGATACTCTATTAGGGGTGAAAAACAGGTTAATAGATATAATATCTAGAGATGGTGATTTTGATATTATCGTAATAGAGGTTGGACATAATGATATAGTCCTTCCCTATCTAGAAAAGAATGATCCTACCTGGCAAAGAGGGGTACAGATGCTTAAAGAAGAAGGTATTGTACCTGCTTATGAGGCTTCAAAGTTTGAAGAAAACCTGGATAACACTTTTAGATTATTAAAAGATAATCACAGAGGGAAGGTTATTATGACCACATTAAGCTGTTTGGGTGAGGATCTTGAATCTGAGCTTAATCAGCAAAGAAAAAAATTTAATGAAATAATACATAGAAAAGCAAAAGAGTATGGGTTTTACATTGCCGATGTGGGAAGTGCCTTTGATGAGGAATTGATGGACAAACAGGATAGCGTTATTAAGAAAGAACTTGTTAATACCTTTTTGAACCCTCCATCGACCGGCCTTGTAGGTGATGGGGTAGGATCTTTTTACCTAACCCTGGACGGAGTGCATATCAATAGAAAAGGTGCAGAGATATATGCAGAGGAGATAATGAAAGAAATAAGGCATGCAGAATAA
- a CDS encoding AbrB family transcriptional regulator yields MWFFEELVDIGLLYALGLLGWFIGEKLRLPAAPVLGGIVLIGGMRVFGIDLPYLPSYIIIALQVILGVMVGAKLDRDALSNLKSIAGPAAIISGWALTIALLFGFVITLISPVDLTTGILGSSIGGLPEMTILAHDTEADSVTVVLFHVLRMFSTIIIFPLIFKFYSVNNKVKEPDSYYVSNDNDNNDNNNDDNASKETTKNKFNEKVGKNKILGFLWIILTLVLAGVFGGLLIYIGVPAGGLVGGLLFVVIALYFRMPIKPPPDKALSWFLVGIGLMVANQVEPETLKLIFSGELIWALVFSLFFTMLSSFAVAYGIFRLTGWDFILCFLASAPAGFTVMTGLALKEGYEPVKVSLLHLSRLVTLKLAIPILFMLFY; encoded by the coding sequence ATGTGGTTTTTTGAAGAACTAGTTGATATTGGCTTATTGTATGCATTAGGGCTATTAGGTTGGTTTATAGGTGAAAAGCTTCGCTTACCTGCAGCCCCCGTTCTTGGGGGTATCGTTTTGATTGGTGGGATGAGGGTTTTTGGGATAGACCTGCCCTATCTTCCATCTTATATCATTATAGCTTTACAGGTGATTTTGGGGGTTATGGTAGGGGCGAAGCTAGACCGGGATGCACTTAGTAACCTAAAAAGCATAGCAGGTCCTGCAGCGATTATCTCAGGATGGGCTTTGACCATAGCTCTTTTGTTTGGATTTGTTATAACCCTTATAAGTCCTGTGGATTTGACTACTGGTATACTTGGCTCAAGTATTGGCGGACTTCCAGAGATGACTATACTTGCCCATGATACTGAGGCTGATTCGGTGACAGTTGTGCTCTTTCATGTTCTTAGGATGTTTTCGACAATAATTATTTTTCCTTTGATTTTTAAATTTTATAGTGTTAATAATAAAGTGAAAGAGCCTGATTCTTATTATGTTTCTAATGATAATGATAATAATGATAATAATAATGATGATAATGCCAGTAAAGAAACCACCAAAAATAAATTTAATGAAAAAGTAGGGAAAAATAAAATACTAGGGTTTCTCTGGATTATTCTAACTCTGGTCCTAGCAGGTGTTTTTGGGGGGCTGCTTATATACATAGGTGTTCCTGCAGGAGGATTAGTGGGTGGCTTGTTGTTTGTAGTTATCGCTTTATATTTTAGGATGCCGATAAAGCCTCCTCCTGATAAGGCTCTAAGTTGGTTTTTGGTTGGGATTGGGTTGATGGTAGCTAACCAGGTTGAACCTGAGACTTTGAAGTTGATTTTTTCTGGGGAGCTGATCTGGGCTCTTGTTTTCTCTTTGTTCTTTACTATGTTATCATCTTTTGCAGTGGCGTATGGTATTTTTAGGCTTACTGGTTGGGATTTTATTTTGTGTTTTCTTGCCAGCGCACCAGCAGGTTTTACTGTTATGACAGGCCTTGCTCTAAAGGAAGGATACGAACCTGTTAAGGTATCACTTTTGCATTTGTCCAGGCTTGTAACTCTTAAGCTTGCGATACCGATTTTGTTTATGCTGTTTTATTGA
- a CDS encoding HAD-IA family hydrolase, which produces MVKQIIFDFDGTLVDSTEVLMSVFNELADKYKFNKITNADIETLRRMSNLERSRYVNFPLYKVPFIVAEFNLLYSQKIKNVNFFEGIKDVLDELNSLGYKITIISSNSEKNIRDFLNNNNVTIIDEVISSNNLFGKDKVIKKYLKNHSLNKSDVIYVGDEQRDVVACKRTGIKVIWVEWGYDSKEVVLEKEPDYVVSTPEQLLNFFKT; this is translated from the coding sequence ATGGTTAAACAGATTATTTTTGATTTTGACGGTACCCTTGTGGATTCAACTGAAGTATTAATGTCTGTGTTTAACGAGCTTGCTGACAAGTACAAATTTAACAAAATAACAAATGCTGATATAGAGACTTTAAGAAGAATGTCTAATCTTGAAAGATCACGATATGTGAATTTTCCGCTTTACAAAGTTCCTTTTATTGTTGCAGAGTTTAATTTGCTTTATAGTCAAAAGATTAAAAACGTAAATTTTTTTGAGGGGATAAAAGATGTGCTAGATGAATTAAATAGCCTTGGGTATAAAATAACTATTATATCTTCTAACTCAGAAAAAAATATCAGGGATTTTTTGAATAATAATAATGTCACTATTATTGACGAAGTGATATCTTCAAATAATTTGTTTGGTAAAGACAAAGTGATTAAAAAGTATTTAAAAAACCATTCGTTAAATAAGTCAGATGTTATTTATGTCGGAGACGAACAAAGGGATGTTGTAGCATGCAAAAGAACCGGCATTAAAGTAATATGGGTAGAGTGGGGATATGATTCAAAAGAAGTAGTGTTAGAAAAAGAACCTGATTATGTAGTAAGTACCCCGGAGCAGTTACTAAACTTTTTTAAAACGTAA
- a CDS encoding M24 family metallopeptidase has product MEIVPKEELLDRTSRFQKLMRKQEIDIAIIVGSINLYYFTGSCQSGHLIIPAEGEPLYLVKKSFERAKEESMLDNIQKQESFKNIPDIIKELASGKDLSNKIIGMELDILPAGLYFRYEKLFDKNKMIDISREISFVRAVKSSYEVGLICEAGEMHNKVFDRASELIKEGITEIELSAELEAVFRKQGHQGVVPMRGFNQQIFFGHLMSGENLTTPSFVDSPTGGSGLSAAYPQGAGWKTIKRNEPVMVDHAAVNKGYIADQTRIFCHGTLPEKLEKAYEVTKLITQEVQKTAESGVHWSLLYDLAFEIAEAEGFGEYFMGYKDEKAAFVGHGVGLELDELPVLASRFDKPLEEGMVFALEPKMFFPGEGVVGVENTFLVREDGLVPLTKYPDNIIYLED; this is encoded by the coding sequence ATGGAGATAGTTCCTAAAGAAGAACTTTTAGATAGAACCAGTAGGTTTCAAAAATTAATGAGAAAACAGGAAATTGACATAGCTATAATTGTTGGCAGTATCAATTTATATTATTTTACCGGAAGCTGTCAGAGCGGTCATTTAATAATCCCTGCCGAGGGAGAACCTTTGTATTTAGTGAAAAAAAGTTTTGAAAGAGCCAAAGAGGAATCAATGCTTGATAATATACAGAAGCAGGAGAGCTTTAAGAATATACCCGATATAATAAAAGAATTAGCTTCAGGCAAAGATTTGTCTAATAAAATAATAGGCATGGAATTAGATATTCTCCCGGCAGGTTTATACTTTCGCTATGAAAAACTATTTGATAAAAATAAAATGATTGATATTTCCAGGGAAATTAGTTTTGTAAGAGCTGTGAAAAGCTCTTATGAGGTAGGACTTATTTGCGAGGCAGGGGAAATGCATAATAAGGTTTTTGATAGGGCAAGTGAACTCATAAAGGAAGGAATAACAGAGATAGAACTATCAGCAGAGCTTGAGGCAGTTTTTAGAAAACAGGGTCATCAAGGTGTTGTTCCAATGCGTGGTTTTAATCAGCAGATATTTTTTGGGCATCTTATGTCAGGAGAGAATTTGACTACACCTAGTTTTGTAGATAGCCCAACAGGTGGGAGTGGTCTTTCTGCGGCATACCCACAAGGGGCCGGGTGGAAAACCATTAAAAGAAATGAGCCGGTGATGGTAGATCATGCTGCTGTGAATAAAGGTTATATAGCAGATCAGACACGTATATTTTGTCATGGTACTTTGCCAGAAAAATTAGAAAAAGCTTATGAAGTCACGAAATTAATCACACAGGAGGTACAAAAGACTGCAGAGTCTGGAGTGCACTGGAGTTTACTGTATGATCTTGCCTTTGAAATTGCAGAGGCAGAAGGATTTGGTGAATATTTTATGGGCTACAAAGATGAAAAAGCAGCTTTTGTGGGTCACGGTGTAGGACTTGAACTAGATGAACTGCCAGTACTTGCGAGTAGGTTTGATAAACCTTTGGAAGAAGGTATGGTATTTGCATTAGAGCCAAAAATGTTTTTTCCTGGTGAAGGGGTAGTAGGGGTTGAAAATACATTTCTTGTTAGAGAAGATGGACTTGTGCCTCTGACCAAATATCCCGATAATATTATATACCTGGAGGACTAA
- a CDS encoding ATP-binding protein gives MNKKTFVKQNCYTCPYGVKLKKFYDNFKFIPIEIYEEIFGKEHFVEENCKSSYTFKFKSSLMELEQAKEKLNSIILEFDNKTIVIQAFHELMINAIEHGNKNDHSQTIIVKLIIARKYIILTVKDNGNGFNWAKQINKNLRLETVNESGRNLGLTIIRMLCDDIFFNNKGNKAILFFSNNLDKKVFK, from the coding sequence ATGAATAAAAAAACCTTTGTTAAACAAAATTGCTATACATGTCCTTATGGGGTAAAGTTAAAAAAATTCTACGATAATTTTAAGTTTATTCCTATTGAAATATATGAAGAAATATTCGGGAAAGAGCACTTTGTTGAGGAAAATTGTAAAAGCAGTTATACTTTTAAGTTTAAAAGTAGCCTAATGGAACTTGAACAGGCTAAAGAAAAGTTAAATAGTATAATTTTAGAATTTGATAATAAAACTATTGTTATCCAAGCATTTCATGAGCTTATGATTAATGCAATAGAACATGGAAATAAAAATGATCATAGTCAAACAATAATAGTAAAGTTAATAATTGCGAGAAAATATATTATTTTAACAGTAAAAGATAATGGAAATGGGTTTAATTGGGCAAAACAAATAAATAAAAACTTACGTTTAGAAACAGTAAATGAATCCGGTAGAAACCTAGGACTTACTATAATTAGGATGTTATGCGATGATATATTTTTTAATAACAAAGGAAATAAAGCAATTTTGTTTTTTTCTAATAATCTCGATAAAAAAGTATTTAAGTAA
- a CDS encoding transposase encodes MSFTLGTPEYNREAIFKALLTSQLEGIDKFSELSTRLKQDIRFRYCCDFGISGQTKKHPKSKQSSTNSNWHAKLDSFKNKITWFGYKLNLAVDAKSELPRF; translated from the coding sequence ATTTCCTTCACCCTAGGGACACCAGAATACAATCGCGAAGCGATTTTTAAAGCGCTTTTAACATCACAATTAGAAGGAATAGATAAGTTTAGTGAATTGAGTACAAGGTTAAAACAAGATATTAGGTTTAGATATTGTTGTGATTTTGGTATTAGCGGCCAAACTAAGAAGCATCCAAAGTCAAAACAATCTAGTACTAACTCTAATTGGCATGCTAAATTAGATAGTTTCAAGAACAAGATCACTTGGTTTGGCTACAAACTAAACTTGGCAGTAGATGCTAAAAGTGAACTACCCAGATTTTAG
- the hemB gene encoding porphobilinogen synthase, translating into MEFPLVRMRRFRKNETLRRMLRETCLQPSDLIFPIIVTNGTKVKNPVPSMPGVYQYSVDEALKVLEHVNKLSIPAIILFGIPDYKDDIGSSAKDKNEAVQKACRAIKDKYPGLIIITDVCLCEYTNHGHCGLVDNEEVLNDATLEELCEISLSHVEAGADMVAPSNMMDGYVSEIRKGLDEKGYIDTPIMAYSAKFSSAFYGPFREAAQSSPTFGDRQSYQMDPSNKREAVREVELDIREGADIVMVKPALNYLDIIYSVKEKFSHPIAAYSVSGEYAMIKAAAEKGWIDEKEVTLQTLRGIKRAGAEMIITYSAIDVASWIEQGYY; encoded by the coding sequence ATGGAATTTCCTTTGGTCAGGATGCGCAGATTCAGGAAAAACGAAACGCTAAGACGAATGTTAAGAGAAACATGTTTACAACCTAGTGATTTAATTTTTCCCATAATAGTTACTAATGGTACTAAGGTTAAAAATCCAGTGCCTTCTATGCCAGGAGTATATCAATATTCTGTTGATGAAGCATTAAAAGTATTAGAACATGTTAACAAATTGAGCATTCCAGCTATAATTTTATTTGGAATACCCGATTATAAAGATGATATTGGAAGTTCCGCAAAAGATAAAAATGAAGCAGTACAAAAAGCTTGTAGAGCAATAAAGGATAAATACCCTGGTTTAATAATTATCACCGATGTATGTTTATGCGAATACACTAACCACGGTCATTGTGGTTTGGTAGATAATGAGGAAGTACTAAATGATGCTACCTTAGAAGAGCTATGCGAAATTTCTCTTTCTCATGTAGAGGCGGGTGCTGATATGGTAGCACCTTCAAATATGATGGATGGATATGTAAGTGAAATTAGAAAAGGATTAGATGAAAAAGGGTATATCGATACTCCTATCATGGCATATTCTGCTAAGTTTTCTTCTGCTTTTTATGGACCTTTTCGAGAAGCAGCACAATCAAGTCCAACATTTGGAGATAGACAAAGTTATCAAATGGATCCTTCTAATAAAAGAGAAGCAGTAAGGGAAGTGGAATTAGATATAAGAGAAGGTGCCGACATAGTGATGGTAAAACCTGCTTTGAATTATTTAGATATTATTTATAGTGTGAAAGAAAAGTTCAGCCACCCTATAGCTGCTTATAGTGTTAGCGGCGAGTATGCCATGATAAAAGCTGCGGCAGAAAAAGGTTGGATTGATGAAAAGGAGGTAACCTTACAAACACTCCGGGGAATTAAAAGAGCTGGAGCTGAGATGATAATAACTTATTCGGCAATTGATGTTGCCAGCTGGATAGAACAAGGTTATTACTAG
- a CDS encoding transposase, producing the protein MKGQISFFDFSDEFQKMDSHYQLKKLSDYIDFAEIIPKQVRDRYYKQTGRPPYSIESMLSALVIQKIYSIPSTELLIKFLELSRPMKDFCGFTDSVPDAATFTRFKQKLGEEDFKEILHQLVKLTEPYLQEIDPFDSSLLVLDTTGLEVPVKENNPKYFYSLKREVEKGTPNKPEHEIYTRALAKMPKYAKAEPKAKLSYTNGHFAYAYTGAVLTDGFGIVKDIELFEGQKDSTTLKPIMNSFKSYHDLSKYKYFTADAGFDSTENYRYLVKDCLLKPVISLNPRRSKNLVEDYNENGIPVCPKDNTLTFKFDGYCDKRKRLLKMLWH; encoded by the coding sequence GTGAAAGGCCAAATATCTTTCTTTGATTTTTCAGATGAGTTTCAAAAAATGGATTCTCATTACCAACTTAAGAAACTCTCCGACTACATAGACTTTGCTGAAATTATCCCTAAACAAGTCAGAGATCGTTACTACAAGCAAACTGGACGCCCGCCTTATTCCATTGAATCAATGTTAAGTGCTTTAGTAATTCAGAAAATCTATTCTATCCCTTCTACCGAACTTTTAATAAAGTTCCTTGAGCTTTCTAGACCTATGAAAGACTTTTGCGGCTTTACTGACTCTGTTCCAGATGCAGCAACTTTTACAAGGTTTAAGCAAAAACTAGGCGAGGAAGATTTCAAGGAAATCTTACATCAGCTAGTTAAGCTAACTGAGCCTTATCTACAGGAAATTGACCCTTTTGATTCATCCCTTCTCGTCCTTGATACTACAGGTTTGGAAGTCCCAGTTAAAGAAAACAATCCTAAATACTTTTACTCTCTAAAAAGAGAGGTCGAGAAGGGAACTCCAAACAAGCCTGAACATGAAATTTATACTAGGGCACTTGCTAAAATGCCCAAATATGCTAAAGCAGAGCCAAAAGCCAAGCTTTCTTATACCAATGGTCATTTTGCTTATGCTTATACTGGTGCTGTATTAACTGATGGTTTTGGCATTGTTAAAGATATTGAACTATTTGAAGGGCAAAAGGATTCTACTACTCTTAAACCTATTATGAATAGTTTTAAGAGCTACCATGATCTTAGTAAATACAAATATTTTACTGCTGATGCTGGTTTCGATAGTACTGAAAATTACCGCTATCTAGTTAAAGATTGTCTTTTAAAGCCTGTTATCAGCCTAAATCCCAGAAGATCAAAAAACCTGGTTGAAGATTATAATGAAAATGGTATCCCTGTCTGCCCTAAAGATAATACACTTACTTTTAAGTTCGATGGTTACTGCGACAAAAGAAAGCGTTTGCTTAAAATGTTGTGGCATTAG
- a CDS encoding tripartite tricarboxylate transporter substrate binding protein has product MKPAKLIVFGVVFLLAISILAFGCGEGEEPAGDDVEEDVEEAEDEVDFPTSEITYIVPYAPGGASSLSAEPIAEEMSEILGEPVTVVNREGGGGSVGTAEVATEQPDGYTILNASSGPATIRPHMSETGYELDSFEPVAQLTDMPNALTVSADSDFEDLDDFVEYAQDNPGELNYGTPGAGNSQHLAAESFQLDYDFDMTQITYEGSSPAVAELMGGHIDATVTSITEVAPYYEDGEVEILAIMGEERVDFLDDVPTFEEEGYDVHSGVWFGVLAPAGTPDDVIDILSGSIEDALETDAVQEAYDELDLIASYLPPDEFGQRIEDESEMNREIIEEIGLEEDDL; this is encoded by the coding sequence ATGAAACCTGCTAAGTTAATTGTTTTTGGTGTAGTGTTTTTACTTGCTATTTCTATTCTCGCATTTGGATGCGGAGAAGGAGAAGAGCCTGCTGGAGATGACGTGGAAGAAGATGTGGAAGAGGCTGAAGATGAAGTTGATTTCCCAACTAGCGAAATCACATATATTGTACCTTATGCACCAGGTGGGGCTTCAAGTTTAAGTGCTGAACCAATTGCTGAAGAAATGTCTGAAATTTTAGGTGAACCAGTAACAGTGGTTAACAGAGAAGGTGGAGGCGGTAGTGTTGGAACAGCTGAAGTTGCTACTGAACAACCAGATGGATATACAATTTTAAATGCTTCATCTGGGCCAGCTACTATTAGACCCCATATGTCTGAAACAGGTTATGAATTAGATTCCTTTGAGCCAGTAGCACAGTTGACTGACATGCCTAACGCCTTAACCGTAAGTGCTGATTCAGATTTTGAAGACCTTGATGATTTTGTCGAGTATGCTCAGGATAATCCAGGAGAATTGAATTATGGAACACCTGGTGCAGGAAACAGTCAGCACTTAGCGGCTGAATCTTTCCAACTTGATTATGATTTTGATATGACCCAAATTACTTATGAAGGTTCATCCCCTGCTGTTGCTGAATTGATGGGTGGACATATTGATGCAACAGTAACTTCTATTACTGAGGTTGCACCATATTATGAAGATGGAGAAGTAGAAATTTTAGCTATAATGGGTGAAGAAAGAGTTGACTTCTTGGATGATGTTCCAACCTTTGAAGAAGAAGGTTACGACGTACACTCAGGAGTATGGTTTGGAGTACTAGCTCCTGCAGGTACACCTGATGACGTTATTGATATCCTTTCAGGATCTATAGAAGATGCACTAGAAACTGATGCTGTTCAAGAAGCTTATGATGAATTAGACCTAATTGCTTCTTATCTACCACCAGATGAATTTGGACAAAGAATAGAAGATGAGTCAGAGATGAACCGTGAAATTATTGAAGAAATTGGTTTAGAAGAAGACGATCTATAA
- a CDS encoding tripartite tricarboxylate transporter TctB family protein has translation MVKDRDIVSGIILLVASIVGHYFTSQLGDVAATALSPGSFPAFIFTVMGLCGLIIIIGRVKDLKTKEDDEIKKLPAVKWATVIAYTIVFAIYVILVSNVGFLHSTLIFLFLSLLVLGERRPVVLIAVPIVSSFGIHFIFTEIFRIVLP, from the coding sequence TTGGTAAAAGATAGGGATATTGTTTCTGGTATAATATTACTCGTTGCAAGCATAGTAGGTCATTATTTTACAAGCCAGCTAGGAGATGTAGCAGCAACAGCATTATCACCGGGTTCTTTTCCTGCTTTTATATTTACTGTAATGGGTCTTTGTGGTCTTATCATCATAATTGGTAGGGTCAAAGATCTAAAGACAAAAGAGGATGATGAAATAAAAAAATTACCCGCTGTAAAGTGGGCAACTGTTATCGCCTATACTATTGTTTTTGCTATTTATGTTATTTTAGTCAGCAATGTAGGATTTTTACACTCAACTTTAATATTTTTATTTTTAAGCTTACTAGTACTAGGCGAGAGAAGGCCTGTTGTCTTAATAGCTGTACCTATAGTTAGTTCTTTTGGTATTCACTTCATTTTCACAGAAATTTTTAGAATAGTTCTGCCATAG